In Plectropomus leopardus isolate mb chromosome 20, YSFRI_Pleo_2.0, whole genome shotgun sequence, one DNA window encodes the following:
- the LOC121959601 gene encoding heat shock protein beta-1-like produces MGDQNKILSRPIFRRDVSWDPFPNWTQPSRIFAQDFGLPPFLDPSDLDWIEWSKRRLAAFSWPGYTQTPLLPPFSGQHPAALNQKGLRQLTSGVSEIQTGQDSWKINLDVNHFSPEEITITTKEGYLQISGNHEERQDEHGSVSRCFTRKYKLPQGVDSQHISSSLSVDGVLSVEAPAPGTSIRDTASEIVIPVQIRQTQDGEKGNQ; encoded by the exons ATGGGggatcaaaataaaatactatcCCGTCCCATTTTCCGCCGGGATGTGAGCTGGGATCCTTTCCCAAACTGGACACAGCCGAGCCGAATCTTTGCGCAGGATTTTGGCCTACCTCCCTTCCTGGATCCCAGTGATCTGGACTGGATAGAGTGGTCAAAGAGGAGACTGGCAGCTTTCTCCTGGCCTGGGTACACACAAACTCCCCTGCTGCCTCCGTTCAGTGGTCAGCACCCTGCGGCGCTGAACCAAAAGGGTCTGAGACAGCTGACGAGTGGAGTGTCAGAGATCCAAACAGGGCAAGACAGCTGGAAGATTAACCTGGACGTCAATCACTTCTCGCCTGAGGAAATTACAATCACAACTAAGGAGGGGTACTTGCAAATATCAG GAAATCACGAGGAAAGACAGGATGAGCATGGATCGGTTTCAAGGTGCTTCACCCGCAAATACAA GCTGCCACAGGGAGTGGATTCACAGCACATCAGTTCTTCGCTGTCTGTTGATGGAGTTCTGTCCGTGGAGGCCCCCGCCCCCGGGACATCCATCAGAGACACAGCCAGTGAGATCGTCATACCTGTTCAGATCAGACAGACGCAGGACGGTGAAAAGGGGAACCAGTAA
- the taok3b gene encoding serine/threonine-protein kinase TAO3 produces MSGYKRMRRQHQKQLIALENRLKAEMDEHRLRLQKELETQANNTYIELERLAKRHAAQTDKEIKSVAAEERRIQQQIVAQQKKELTTFLENQKKEYRLCKDKIKEEMSEDPCTPKEEKQERLSRHKETIQRSQAEEEAHLLAQQRLVYDRSCRALKRRSLVRKHEFEQEQLREELNKKRTQKEMEHALMIRQDESTQDMERRQLQMLQKLRIELMKLQHQTELENQEEYNGRRQRELHRKHTLEQRQQPRNLKTLEMQIKKQFQDTCKVQNKQYKALRNHQLEVSPKGDHKTILKSLKEEQTRKLAILAEQYEQSINEMMASQAMRLDAEQETECQALKQQLKQEMELLDAYQRKTKSQMETQHEREQQKLEQKVSIRRAHLEQKIEEELAALQKERTEKIKHLLERQDREINTFDTESRSLGFGSLGSLDFPKEDNR; encoded by the exons ATGTCTGGGTATAAGCGCATGCGGCGGCAGCACCAGAAGCAGCTGATCGCCCTGGAGAACAGGCTAAAGGCCGAGATGGATGAGCATAGGCTCCGGCTGCAGAAGGAATTAGAGACACAAGCGAACAACACTTACATTGAGCTGGAAAGACTGGCCAAACGCCACGCTGCTCAAACTGACAAAGAG ATAAAGTCAGTTGCagctgaggagaggaggatcCAGCAACAGATTGTTGCTCAGCAAAAGAAAGAGCTGACTACTTTCTTAGAGAATCAAAAAAAGGAGTACAGGCTTTGCAAAGACAAGATCAAAGAA GAGATGAGTGAAGACCCTTGTACACCCaaggaggagaagcaggagcGTCTGTCCAGGCACAAAGAAACAATACAGCGCTCTCAGGCTGAGGAGGAAGCTCATTTACTGGCCCAGCAGAGGCTGGTCTACGACCGCAGCTGCAGGGCCCTCAAACGCCGGAGTCTGGTCAGAAAGCACGAGTTCGAACAGGAGCAACTCAGAGAG GAGCTGAACAAGAAGAGGACCCAGAAGGAGATGGAACATGCCCTGATGATCCGGCAGGACGAGTCCACCCAGGACATGGAGCGAAGGCAGCTGCAGATGCTACAAAAGCTCCGTATTGAACTCATGAAGCTGCAGCACCAGACAGAGCTGGAAAACCAGGAGGAGTACAACGGCCGGCGGCAGAGAGAACTACACAGGAAACACACTCTGGAGCAGCGGCAGCAGCCCAGAAACCTCAAG ACGCTGGAGATGCAGATCAAGAAACAGTTCCAGGACACTTGCAAGGTGCAGAACAAGCAGTACAAAGCTCTTAGGAACCATCAGCTGGAGGTTTCTCCCAAAGGCGACCACAAGACCATCCTGAAGAGCCTGAAAGAGGAGCAGACACGCAAGCTGGCCATACTGGCTGAGCAGTATGAGCAGAGCATCAACGAGATGATGGCTTCACAAGCG ATGCGATTAGACGCAGAGCAGGAAACAGAGTGCCAAGCTctgaagcagcagctgaagcAAGAGATGGAGCTCCTGGACGCCTACCAGAGAAAAACCAAGTCGCAGATGGAGACCCAACACGAGCGTGAGCAGCAGAAACTTGAGCAGAAGGTCTCCATACGCAGAGCGCACCTTGAGCAGAAG ATTGAAGAGGAGCTGGCTGCACTTCAGAAGGAGCGCACCGAAAAGATCAAGCACTTGTTGGAACGCCAGGACAGAGAAATTAACACTTTTGACACAGAAAGTAGAAGCCTCGGCTTTGGAAGCCTGGGATCTCTGGACTTCCCCAAAGAAGACAACAGATGA
- the LOC121959602 gene encoding sushi domain-containing protein 2-like — MMEKFTAVLYVLLVSCICRTSGQTCEGNCGEKLDSCSCHATCESLKNCCTDYEEYCVDVSPYSGSILGGMDFIVLDASFNESSEIICRFNADIYTVGYVDEHSRGHCISPLLYETGWVPLHISSDNGTTFSRFGAWLSVHTGKLDAKFKATLVNSTKWQYYGTPNVGGTLEVTWNTSLVRAERVNIELWGYRETGEPYSDNWKAEWAYLYSLAKEQPNNGSFSFLPKPAENGFAKWELGSLRISSSTYPEGMWNVQATWTEDHALAWHLEEKFRQNSAVWAMEKCLAWDQLENQLPNFLSEIIDCPCTLAQARADTGRFHTDYGCDIEKGSVCTYHPGAVHCVRAIQASPMYGAGQQCCYDSTGAQVLTADSIGGSTPDRAHDWGSPPFKKPPRVPGESHWVYDVLSFYYCCLWSDNCHYYFKHRPSSDCRRYQPPSSAVVFGDPHFITFDGVSYSFNGYGEYTLVTSGEKRLTVQGRTEPVNGTSIKATKLTSVAMKEALSDVIEVRLASANSLEVLQNQKTLSFSEQSWMDLHGVFVFSPTSTNVTVMFLSGAGVEVRLREGTMTTTVLLPEEFHSSTLGLLGKMNGDAKDDLVLSDGQFVQNHSNPEEVFRFGASWAISNKSALFTYDSDYLLDTYFYAPRHDHTFVPVFSVPESPDDPLADQASKICSGEGAQFCRYDILVGRSASMGNATKESFQSHISLVEDLKPVISCGWLSPPSHGKKEGTTYLQGAKVNLICDDGYTLKGSAERVCQQNGQWSGEETTCVVPINVAGIVAGSVVGALALILIVTAIVLHSRKQKR, encoded by the exons ATGATGGAAAAGTTCACAGCAGTACTATATGTCCTTTTGGTCTCATGCATCTGCAGGACATCAG GGCAGACATGTGAAGGAAACTGTGGGGAAAAATTGGACTCATGTTCATGCCATGCGACATGTGAGTCTCTGAAGAACTGCTGTACAGACTATGAAGAGTACTGCGTGGACGTCTCTCCATATTCAGGGTCCATTTTGGGTGGGATGGATTTTATTGTCCTTGACGCGAGTTTCAATGAGAGTTCAGAGATTATATGCAG GTTCAATGCTGACATCTACACTGTGGGGTATGTGGATGAACACAGTAGAGGCCATTGTATCTCCCCACTATTGTATGAGACAGGATGGGTTCCCCTGCACATCTCCTCTGATAATGGCACTACGTTCAGTAGATTTGGAGCCTGGCTCTCAG TACATACTGGAAAGTTAGACGCTAAATTTAAGGCGACTCTGGTCAACTCAACAAAATGGCAGTACTATGGTACACCTAATGTTGGAGGCACTCTTGAGGTGACGTGGAATACCTCTTTGGTCAGAGCGGAGAGGGTAAATATAGAGCTCTGGGGATACAGGGAGACAG GAGAACCCTATTCAGACAACTGGAAGGCCGAGTGGGCCTATCTGTACTCGCTCGCAAAGGAGCAGCCCAACAATGGTTCCTTTAGCTTTCTGCCCAAACCAGCAGAGAATGGTTTTGCAAAGTGGGAGCTTGGCTCTCTACGTATCAGCTCCAGCACTTACCCTGAAGGCATGTG GAATGTACAAGCCACATGGACCGAGGATCACGCTCTGGCCTGGCATCTGGAGGAGAAGTTCAGGCAAAACTCAGCAGTCTGGGCCATGGAGAAATGTCTAGCATGGGACCAGCTGGAAAATCAGCTGCCCAACTTCCTCAGTGAGATCATAGACTGCCCCTGCACGCTAGCTCAAGCCAGAGCAGACACTGGGAGGTTTCAT ACGGACTACGGCTGTGATATAGAGAAGGGGAGTGTGTGCACCTACCACCCTGGAGCCGTTCACTGTGTGAGGGCTATACAAGCCAG TCCTATGTATGGAGCAGGACAACAGTGTTGCTATGACAGCACCGGCGCTCAGGTCCTGACAGCAGACTCAATTGGGGGAAGTACTCCAGACCGAGCACACGACTGGGGCTCACCTCCATTTAAGAAACCCCCTCGGGTTCCTGGAGAGTCCCACTGGGTCTATGACGTCCTCAGCTTCTACTACTGCTGCCTGTGGTCTGACAACTGCCACTACTACTTCAAACACCGGCCGTCCAGTGACTGCAGGCGTTACCAGCCTCCAAGCTCAG CTGTGGTGTTTGGAGATCCCCACTTCATAACATTTGATGGCGTCAGCTACTCCTTCAATGGCTATGGGGAATACactttggtgacctcaggagaGAAACGGCTGACGGTCCAAGGCAGAACGGAGCCTGTGAACG GCACCTcaataaaagcaacaaagtTGACGTCTGTCGCCATGAAAGAAGCACTCTCTGATGTCATTGAGGTGCGGCTGGCAAGCGCAAACAGCCTTGAAGTGCTGCAGAATCAGAAAACCCTCTCCTTTAGCGAGCAGAGCTGGATGGACCTGCACG gtgtgtttgtgttttctcctaCCTCCACAAATGTGACCGTGATGTTCCTCAGTGGAGCTGGGGTGGAGGTGCGACTGAGAGAGGGAACCATGACAACCACCGTGCTCCTGCCAGAAGAGTTTCACAGCTCCACTCTGGGACTGTTGGGAAAGATGAACGGGGACGCCAAAGACGACCTCGTTCTCAGCGACGGCCAATTCGTGCAGAACCACAGCAATCCAGAGGAGGTGTTCAGATTTGGGGCAAGCT ggGCCATCTCCAACAAGTCCGCCTTGTTCACATATGATTCGGACTATCTTTTGGACACATATTTCTATGCCCCGAGACATGACCACACCTTTGTCCCAGTGTTTTCTGTCCCTGAGAGTCCAGATGATCCATTAGCCGATCAAGCATCAAAGATATGCTCTGGAGAGGGCGCTCAGTTCTGCAG GTATGACATCCTGGTAGGTCGTAGTGCAAGTATGGGCAATGCGACAAAAGAGTCTTTCCAGAGTCACATTTCTCTTGTGGAGGATCTAAAGCCAG TGATATCCTGTGGATGGCTTTCACCACCAAGtcatgggaagaaggaaggCACCACATATTTACAAGGAGCCAAGGTGAACCTTATCTGTGATGACGGATACACACTCAAAGGATCAGCGGAGCGTGTATGCCAGCAGAATGGCCAGTGGTCTGGGGAGGAAACAACCTGCGTGGTTCCCA TTAATGTCGCAGGAATTGTGGCCGGTTCAGTCGTTGGGGCTTTAGCACTGATTTTGATTGTAACAGCAATCGTTCTTCACTCCAGGAAACAAAAAAGGTGA